The DNA segment AGAACAACAGCACGCCTAGCGGCAGCCCCACCATCAACAGGAAATACAGAACCTGTTCCGTATTGTCCTTCGCCAAATAACCGTAATCGATGTTCGCCTTTTCCAACTGACTTTGCAGTTGGACAACCCAACCGGCGTCAGTCGATCGGTTGAAAGCGAATTTCTTCAGGTACTTTTCCGGTTCGCCATCTTCACCTTTGCGAACTTCTTCCTTGCCATCGACTTCGACCGGCGGAGCTTCGGGCCGAGTCACAAAAGTGCCAAAAACTTGCTGTTCACCGATCAGAATGTTTTCGACGTTTCCACGTTCCAGCTCATGCTGAAAGAAACTTGCCGACACCAGCGAGCGTTCTTCGCTGCGGTTGTAGAACAACATCAACACCAACGCCGCCAAGATCAACGCGATCAGCAGCGAGTTGTTGTTGCGTCGATTCGGCTGATTTTCTGGGCCCGGAGTTCCATTGACACGGTCCCGGACATTGTTTTTCGGGCTCTGGTCGTCTGACTTCTTATCCATTACTTGCCTTCGGGCCTTCTGCAATTTTATGGGTTCCAGGACAAAGCCCGGGGGTTGGTTGAGGCTGATTCACGATGAGGGTCTGCGTTCGTCACCGGATTGTAGTGTTTTGCATCAAAAGTGACTAACCGACGACCGTTCCTCCATCCGACGCCGCCCGAATCCGTTTCACCGCCGCAGGCGAATCAATCCAGGCAGGATCGACGGCATGACCAGATGACGCAGCAGCCACCAAATCATCCACCAACAACGCCAAATCACAGCGGCGAATCGCGGTGATTTGGTGAACCGTATAGCCATCACGAAACAAACGCCATGTCCAATACGCATCCGAGGGATCCACGGCCGGAGCCGCAACGGGAACGACTGGCGCCGTAGCGGGAACAATCGTGGGCTCGGCAACCGGTGCCGAGTCCAGAACAGTTTCCTCGGCTGGCAAGCTTTCGATGCACCCGACGACCAATTGCACCAAGTCATACCCGAATTGCTCGATCGTTGCTGTCCCGACACCGGCAACGCCCTCCAATTGGGCAGCCGACACGGGCGCGGCTTCTGCAATTCGTTCCAATGTCGAATTGGTCAGAATCCTAAATGCGGGAACCCCCAGCGCCGCCGCGGTCTTTCGGCGCCAGCGTTTCAATGTTTCCGCCAGTTCAGCGACCTGAGCTTCCGCCGCTTCATTGGATTCGGTCTCGACATCGTCACGGGTCACATCAGTTTCGCTTGGCTCGGATCTTTCGCTTTCTGCAGCCTGATCAATCACCTCGTCAGCCTCCGGCACCTCGTCGGTTCCAGCGGATTGAGTTTGGACGTCACCTGATTCGATCGCACGTGACGCGTGAGCCAGTTTCTTGGCTAGCGGTATCGGCATACGCACCGACGGCGGCAGCGGGATCTGACCCATCATCACCTGCGTCCCGATCGCCGCCATGTGAATCGTCGGCCGACGGTCATCGACTTCTTTCTGTTCTACCAAACCGGCTTCCGCTAACGCGTCCATCACACCAACGACGTCGGACTGTTTCAGATCCGACAACAACCCGTACGTGCTCAGTCGGTTCAGCCGCCACTGTTGCAACTTTTTGCTCTTCGATCCGCACAACATTTGTGCGACCAAGATTTTGCCGAACCGACCATGCATCCGAGTCACACCACTCAGCACGACGCGGATCCCACGCAGCAGCGCATCGGAATCGACGCCTTTCATGGGATCGGACATAGCCACGTCTTGGGCGCGTCCCGCCCTGCCGTCACCGGGGGCACATCGATCGCACGTCCCACAGTTGTCAGCGTCGGCCTCGCCAAAGTAATTTAGAATGACTCGTTGGCGACACCCGGCGGTGCGAGCGAACTGAATGACCGATTCTAGTTTTTCAGTTTCGGCCGCTTTGCGCCGAGCCAGTTCGGCAAAGTCGATGTCCAAGTCTTCGAAACGTTGATCGCGATCGGTGAAGTGGATCGCACGTCCACGAAACGGCGGACAGTAATCAAACGCCTTCAACCGCCGTAGCTCTCGCAGGGTTCGAACCAATTGATCACGTTTGACATCAGCCGCTTCCATCAAGCGTGCAGGCTTAACAAACACGTCTTCGTGCCGACGTCGCCCCACAATTTTCTCGATCGCTAACATGACCTTCCGCCGCGTCCTGGCCTCTTTGGGCAAAAAATCTAACATCGACGGCGCATCGCTATCGATCCGAAGCATCGCGTAATTCGCATTCGAATCGAGCCGCCGTAACACTCCGGATTTCGCCAACAGTGTTTCAGCCGTCCCGATCGCTTCGCTGCCGTCTTTGACGTCAATCGCTTCGCGAACTTGATCCAGCGTCAATTCGATCGGGTCTTCCTCGCGAGTCAACAAGAACTCATAGACTTTCTTGACGGTTGCTTTCGATGGATACCGGCTGTCGATAAAGAACTCTTGGATGTACCGATCGCTGTACGAGAACATCAATCGGCAATCGCTGTTTCCACCATCACGTCCTGCCCTCCCCGCCTCTTGATAGTAAGCTTCCAAACTGCCCGGCAAGTTGTAGTGAACGACAAACCGAATATCCGACTTGTCAATGCCCATGCCGAATGCGTTGGTTGCAACGATCGCCGATAGCCGGCCCGACATGAACTCTTCTTGAACTTGACGACGCTGAATGGGATCCAAGCCGGCATGGTAAACGCCGATCGGTCGGCCGGCTTTCTCGGGCAACCAGTCCGCGATTTCTTCGCAACGCTTTCGTGTCGCGGCGTAGATGATTCCCGCACCTGATTGCGATTGCAGATAGGCCAGCAGCGCGTCGTTTTTTTCTTGTTCGGTTTTCGAATGCGTCACCCCGAAACGCAGATTCGTCCGAGCGAACCCGGTCACAAAAGTCTTGGGTTCCTTCAAACCCAGGATCTCGATGACGTCATCTCGCACCACCGGGGTCGCCGTGGCGGTCAGCGCAATTGTTTGCACGTTATTCAAGTAACGCTGGCGAAATCGGCCCAAACGCGAATAGTCAGGCCGAAAGTCATGCCCCCATTCACTGACACAGTGGGCTTCGTCGACGGCCAACAAGGTCACGTTTGCTGTACGGCACGCGTCTAAAAACCGGCTGTTGCGCAGCCGCTCGGGTGCGACGTAGACCAAATCCAACTTGCCGGATGCCATTTCGTTCATGACATCGGTTTGCTCGGCCGCGGACAACGTGCTGTTGATCAATTTGGCGGCAATTCCAATTCCCTGCAGCGTGTCGACTTGGTCCTTCATCAAGGCGATCAGCGGTGAAACCACGATCGTGGTTCCCACCCGAGCCAAGCTGGGCAGTTGGTAACACAGACTCTTACCACCACCGGTCGGCATCACACACATCACATCCTTGCCTGCCGCGATCGCATCAACGACTTCGCGTTGGCCAGGACGGAATTCAGTCAAGCCGAATCGGCTCAGCAGCGTGGTCGGATCCGGTGTGTCAGCCATGACGATCGTTGCGAAACAAGAAAAAAGCGTACAATAGGCACCCTACAAGCTACGAGTATACGGCCACGATAGGGCCAGACGTAGACCGCCAACCTCGAGAACCAAACCGATGGAAAACGAAGGATCCTACATTTGCGACAGCTGCGGCGAAGAGATTGTGATTCCTCTGGATCCCGTCGAAGGTCGATCGCAAGAATACGTCGAAGACTGTCCTGTTTGCTGTAACCCCAGTGTGATCCACGTGGACTGGGTCGACGACGAACCGCGGGTTTGGGCCGAAGCGGAACAGGATCTCAACTAGAAAGCCCCATCGGCTTTACGAACCGAGTTGACGCAGAACGCGGCCGACAATTCCCTCGATCGTCTCCGGTGACATCGTTTGATCGGGTCCAATCCAGGGGGCATCGTTCACAAGGGCGTCGATTTGCCGCTGAGTGCTTCTAATGGACTCTCGCTGAGCCGGTGTGATGGGAACTCGCCCAGGCCCCAAGTCCCAGCCGCGAGAACGAGCACCGGCACGAAAGCCTTCGGGAAACTCGCCCAGCCCTATCAAGGCGTCGAAAAGCGGCAACAGTTGGTACTGCATCTTCATCGCGTCGTCGATGTTGCCAGCCTGAACACTGCGATGGATGGCGCGAGTCAATTCCGGAACGACTCCGCTCGTCGCGTTCGTACCGCCATCACAACCGACGATCAGCATCGGCACCAAACTAGCGTCCCATCCGGTCAAGAACGAGAAGTCGTCGCGCATCGGTCGAATTGCCGATATCATTCGCATCATGTTGGGCAGATCACCGGAACTGTCTTTGATGCCAACAATTCGCGGGCAATCGGACGCCAACCGAATGACCGTGGACACATCAATCGGTGATGCGAACAGCGGAATGTTGTACAGCGTCACATCAACTGAAACGTTGTCGGCAATTTCGCGAAAGTACGCATAAACACCTTCGCTGGAAAGTCGATAGTAATACGGTGCAACAATCGCGACCGCGCGAGCACCCATTGCACCGTAGGCTTCACAGGCTTCGATGGTTTCGCGAGCGTTGGCTTCGGCGGCGCCAGCCATCACCGGAACTCGGCCGGCCGCTTGTTCGATGACCACCTGAGCGATGCGTCGACGTTCGGCCGCCGTGAAGCGAACGAATTCACCGGTGCTGCCGTTGGGATACAAACCGTCGACGCCGCGATCGATCAGCCAGTCGACGTAGCCACAAAGCTTGTCTTCGTCCATTCGTCCCGATGCGTCCACGGGAGTGATATTCGGCGTGAAAATTCCGGAGATTCGTTCAGACATGGTGATTTAAAAAGAGGTCAGAAACGCTGAGTCTAACGTTGGGCAGGTGGTGGTCGGACGTGGGAAAGCAAGACTTGCGTTACGTCTACGGGCCGAGTCTCGTCGCCTAAAGTCTAATCTCATTAATTTGGCGGGCGGCAAGTTATTTGTGGTCACGCCTGCGATCCGGCTAATGATCATCTTTTTGCCACGGCACTTCACCGCCACCTTGGACGTGGCGTTGCAAACGCTCGATCATGTTCCGGAAGTCCTTAGGCAGACTCTTGGCCAAATCCTTGGATTCAGCCGGATCGGCGTTCAGATCGAACAGTTCAAACGAGTGCGTCGGAAAATTGTGGACCAGCTTGAGATTCCGGCTTAGCAAGGCCTCGATTGTCAATCCGGCATACTGAAAGCCTCCCTCACGCCGGACAAAGAAGACTTCTCGATCGGGAAGCGATGCGTCAGGGTCTTTTAGCAGCGGGACCCAGGAAACGCCGTCAACCGTTTCCTGCATCTCTGGCCGCCCAGCCAACGCCAGGATCGTTGGTAGCAGATCCATCGTCACGCAGACTTGGTCGGTTGAACTGCCAGCTTTCGTGACACCAGGAACTCGAATGCAACCGGGAATACGAATCCCGCCTTCATACATCGAACCTTTACCGTCACGAAGCGCTCCATTGTTTGCGCCGACATTGACCTGGCCTCCGTTATCGCTAATGAACGCGATGATCGTGTTTTCGAATTGCCCTGACGAACGCAGTGAATCGAGGACTCGCCCGATACCGTCATCCATGTGTTCAATCAAAGCGACCAAGGCGGCTCGTGTATCGTCGATCCCTGCTTCGCGATCCTTGACCTTTGACAACCAAGACTCGGGTGGTTGAATTGGCGTGTGCGGTGCGTTGTAAGCCAAGTACAGAAACCACGGTTGGGGCGAATCCGAATTCTTCGAGACAAAATCAGACGCCCACTGGCTGAACAAGTCGGTCGCGTGGCCCTGGGGGTCGATTTCGGCGTCGTTGCGACGCATGTAGTTGATGCCGTGACGACGATGGTTGAAATAGTCGTCCATCATGTCGCCCAAGAAGCCTTCGAATGAATCAAAGCCACGTTGCATCGGATGGTTCTCGCCGCGCAGCCCCAAGTGCCACTTGCCAATCGCCGCAGTCTGGTATCCGAGGTCACCGAGTCGCTGGGCTATGGTGGGCGTCGAAGGCGCAAAGTACCCCCAACTGTTGTTTGCATTGGTCCGAATGACGCCGGGCACGCCGACTCGATCGGGATATCGCCCTGTCAAAATCGACGCGCGTGTCGGCGAACAGACAGGACAATTCGCGTACAAACGGTTTAGTTTCAACGATTGCAGGTACAATTCGTCCAGTGCCGGCGTTTGCATGTCAGTGGAACCCAAACACCCCAGATCGGCGAACCCAAGATCATCGGCGACGATCACCAGCACATTCGGGGGTGATGACCGAGGCCCAGATACCTGCTGGGGCGATTCCAGTGGCGCCGCATCGGCAGAAGACGATTTGGCCAGCAAGATCCAGCATCCGAGCATAGCCGCAGTAATGAACAAAGTGGAGCGTCGGATCGTCATTGGCGTAGGTTCGGTCATAGCGATGGGGCGTTTTATGAGGCTAACGAGGCCACCGATCTTATCCGAACGGCTTGGCCGAGGTGCCGTTTGATTGACCGTCCTTGCCAACGAAATTAGAATAGGAGCAGGTCGCCGGCAGATCGTAACTGCTGTTTTTGCAATGAAATTTGCCTAGTCGCGAGATTCGATGACCGCCGAAGACCCCATCCAAACCGACGCTTCAACCGTCCATCGACCCAGTCGATCGGAAAAGGATCAATCAGTGCGCGGCGCGATTGATGGATCAGGGATGTCGGCGGACCTAATCGCCGAAGCCAATACGGTCATCCGTGGCTCATCCCGAGCGGCATTGTCGCCGAGTGTTTCAGATCCAATCGACCGGACGCCGGCGTCCGTGGCGAAAGTTCTGCTGGGCCAACGGCTGAACCATTTTTTGCTGGAAGCCATGATCGGTGGCGGCGGCATGGGGGCGGTCTTCAAAGCTCATGACGAGCAACTTGACCGAACCGTTGCGATCAAAGTCATTCCGTTCGTTGGCGAGGACCCCGACCTGCAGCGTCGGTTTCGCAACGAGTCGCAAAGCGCGGCAAAGCTGGATCATCCACGGATCGCAAAAGTATTTGACGCTGGTAGCCACGGTCGTTGGCATTACATCGTTTTTGAATACGTCGAAGGCACCAACATTCGCGACTGGGTCCAAACCAACGGGCCACTTTCGATCGACGAGGCTGTGTTTTATACGGTCCAGTTGGCGGACGCTTTGCAGCACGCGTCGGATCGCGGAATCGTTCACCGCGACATCAAGCCGTCGAATGTTTTGATTGCCAGCGACGGCAAGATCAAGTTGGTCGACATGGGCTTGGCTCGCAGCGACAATTTGGAAATGAGTGGTGATATGACGGCCAGCGGAGTGACGCTGGGAACGTTCGACTACATCTCGCCCGAACAGGCGCACGATCCGCGCGACGCCGACTTACGCAGCGACTTGTATTCGCTCGGTTGCACGCTGCACTTCATGCTGACAGGATCACCGCCGTATCCCGGCGGCACGATGCTGCAAAAGCTATTAAGCCACGGCAACGCGGCGCCACCGGATACTCGCTCGCTGCGCCCCGAAGTCAGCGGAAACCTGGTCTCGGTGATCCAGAAGATGCTGGCCAAAAAGCCTGGCGATCGGTACCAGAATGCGAATGACTTGATTGCCGATTTGCACGTCGTCGCAGCACGCGACGGACTGACGCGATCACGGCTAGCAGGTTCCATCGCTTCGGAAACTCCCAACGTACTGCTGGGCTGGCTTGAACGTCACCTGCCTTGGCTTGCCGCGGCGGCGTTGTTGGTTGCCACGGCAGCATGGTTGCAGTTGGAATCAGCCGCCAGCCGCGAGGACATCATCATCCCCAAGTCAGCTGGCCGGCCCAGTCGCGTCTTACCGGTACGCCCGGCGCCATCCGCGTCGGCACCGTCGAATCCATCCGATGGGCCTAGCACTGCGATCGCTGGAACTGGTGCCGGCACTGTTACTCAATCCGGAATTGTCTCGCCGCAGAGCACTGTGCTCGAACCCGGCCTGCTCGATCCCTCGTTGCCGCCTGGTCTGGCCGCCGAAACGAGTGCCGAGGCAGCGGCATTGATGATCCAGCGTTTGTCGACCGGCCAACCGCCCCGATTGACCGTCTTTCCCGTGCCAAATGAACTGACGACTTCGAATCCAGCGATGCGACCGTCGGGAACTACGGGAACCACCGGAGCGCTTGCCGAGCCCCCACCTAGCGTGCCACTGACGGCGTCTGAACAAGGAACCATCATCGATGATTTACAGAAGGCAAAATCGACCGCTTTTTCTGCACCAACGCTTGTTCGCGTTGTAGGCCCCGAACTGGATCCCGCAATCGATCGCGACAGCAGCGGTGCCGCGATTGCTCCCTCGCTTAAACGCGCATTAGAAATTGCCAAGAAGTACCAAATCACTCACGTCGAGATTGCCGTTCCGGTTTTAATCAGCGGCCCCGTCCGCATCGATGTCGACGATTTGGAAATCACGTCGTCGGTCGGCGGCGGCAGCGTCATCGTGTTCCAGTCCCCCGAAGGCGTGACAATGGAACGCGCGAGGATGTTTTCGATCGGATCGCACCCGATCGAATTCAACGACTTGCACTTTACGTGGACCGTACCAAGCGACCAAATCGATGGCGGATCGATGTTCGAAATCAACGACAACCTTAGCGTTGTGTTGACCGACTGCAGCGTCACCATCAACAACCCATCGCTGCGAGACGAAGTCTACGCGTTCGAGATCGTCACCGATCCTGACAAACTGCCGCGAATTCGTCGCGAACAGGGAACCGCACGAGACATTTTCCCGCTCGTCGACATGAAACTTTACAACGTCATTGTTCGCGGCGAGATGACAATGATGCACATGGACTATGCCGCCAAGCTTTGGCTGGACTGGGACAACGGAATGCTGGCCGTGACCGATCGAATGATCGATACCGCGGGTGCTCGGCGGCCACCGCCACCGAGTGCAGGAAACATCAATTTGTCCCTGACACGTGTGACCGCCCACGCCCCCAATGGAATCATGCGAACTCGGCTCGGTGTCAGCGGCGCCTACCCGGTTCCGACCAGCCGTTTGGCTCGCAAATGTGTCTTCATCGTCGAACCCGCATCGGCTCAGTTTGACATCGCCGGACTATCGCCGGATCAATTGGCAACTCAGTGGTTACGGATGGAAGGTTCCAGCAATGCTTACATCGCCGACAACTCGCTGAGCGGTCCTATGCTGCGTTTATCGACCACAGACGGCCAAACCGAAACCACACGAATGAGCCAACTGTCCACCAATCCGCCTTCGTGGGCCGACGAAAACCAGCCCCGATGGTCGGTCAATTGGGTTGCACCGAGACTAACGGATAAACCAATGAACCGACGGCAACCGGCCGATTACCGTCAAGCGGAAACCTCGTCTGCGCCCGGATTTAGTGAGAGACAACTACCAACTTTGCCGGTCCTCGAAGACAATTCGTCTCGATTGTCCTCAGCAACGTTTTCCGCCCCATCAGTCGATCTGCACAATACCGACGACATCTTAAATCGAGACGTCGATTTGACTTTTGACAAGTCATCAGACTTAATGGGTGGCTGGCCAACACTGTCACGATAGATTTGTCATTACAAATTTTAGTGTAATGCAGCGACCAGATTGACCCCACCTTCACTTTCCCACCTACACGACACCGCAACCTTTGGAGCAAATGCATGAAACGACTGGCAATGATTTTTGGATGTTTGGTGCTGTTTGCATCACCGACTTTCGCAACGAGTGAGTTCAGCAAACAGTGGAAGAACGAGTATCTTGGCGATGATGCTGACGAGGACTTCAAGAAGGTTGGCCGGAA comes from the Rubripirellula reticaptiva genome and includes:
- a CDS encoding RecQ family ATP-dependent DNA helicase gives rise to the protein MADTPDPTTLLSRFGLTEFRPGQREVVDAIAAGKDVMCVMPTGGGKSLCYQLPSLARVGTTIVVSPLIALMKDQVDTLQGIGIAAKLINSTLSAAEQTDVMNEMASGKLDLVYVAPERLRNSRFLDACRTANVTLLAVDEAHCVSEWGHDFRPDYSRLGRFRQRYLNNVQTIALTATATPVVRDDVIEILGLKEPKTFVTGFARTNLRFGVTHSKTEQEKNDALLAYLQSQSGAGIIYAATRKRCEEIADWLPEKAGRPIGVYHAGLDPIQRRQVQEEFMSGRLSAIVATNAFGMGIDKSDIRFVVHYNLPGSLEAYYQEAGRAGRDGGNSDCRLMFSYSDRYIQEFFIDSRYPSKATVKKVYEFLLTREEDPIELTLDQVREAIDVKDGSEAIGTAETLLAKSGVLRRLDSNANYAMLRIDSDAPSMLDFLPKEARTRRKVMLAIEKIVGRRRHEDVFVKPARLMEAADVKRDQLVRTLRELRRLKAFDYCPPFRGRAIHFTDRDQRFEDLDIDFAELARRKAAETEKLESVIQFARTAGCRQRVILNYFGEADADNCGTCDRCAPGDGRAGRAQDVAMSDPMKGVDSDALLRGIRVVLSGVTRMHGRFGKILVAQMLCGSKSKKLQQWRLNRLSTYGLLSDLKQSDVVGVMDALAEAGLVEQKEVDDRRPTIHMAAIGTQVMMGQIPLPPSVRMPIPLAKKLAHASRAIESGDVQTQSAGTDEVPEADEVIDQAAESERSEPSETDVTRDDVETESNEAAEAQVAELAETLKRWRRKTAAALGVPAFRILTNSTLERIAEAAPVSAAQLEGVAGVGTATIEQFGYDLVQLVVGCIESLPAEETVLDSAPVAEPTIVPATAPVVPVAAPAVDPSDAYWTWRLFRDGYTVHQITAIRRCDLALLVDDLVAAASSGHAVDPAWIDSPAAVKRIRAASDGGTVVG
- a CDS encoding sulfatase-like hydrolase/transferase, which produces MTIRRSTLFITAAMLGCWILLAKSSSADAAPLESPQQVSGPRSSPPNVLVIVADDLGFADLGCLGSTDMQTPALDELYLQSLKLNRLYANCPVCSPTRASILTGRYPDRVGVPGVIRTNANNSWGYFAPSTPTIAQRLGDLGYQTAAIGKWHLGLRGENHPMQRGFDSFEGFLGDMMDDYFNHRRHGINYMRRNDAEIDPQGHATDLFSQWASDFVSKNSDSPQPWFLYLAYNAPHTPIQPPESWLSKVKDREAGIDDTRAALVALIEHMDDGIGRVLDSLRSSGQFENTIIAFISDNGGQVNVGANNGALRDGKGSMYEGGIRIPGCIRVPGVTKAGSSTDQVCVTMDLLPTILALAGRPEMQETVDGVSWVPLLKDPDASLPDREVFFVRREGGFQYAGLTIEALLSRNLKLVHNFPTHSFELFDLNADPAESKDLAKSLPKDFRNMIERLQRHVQGGGEVPWQKDDH
- a CDS encoding serine/threonine-protein kinase translates to MTAEDPIQTDASTVHRPSRSEKDQSVRGAIDGSGMSADLIAEANTVIRGSSRAALSPSVSDPIDRTPASVAKVLLGQRLNHFLLEAMIGGGGMGAVFKAHDEQLDRTVAIKVIPFVGEDPDLQRRFRNESQSAAKLDHPRIAKVFDAGSHGRWHYIVFEYVEGTNIRDWVQTNGPLSIDEAVFYTVQLADALQHASDRGIVHRDIKPSNVLIASDGKIKLVDMGLARSDNLEMSGDMTASGVTLGTFDYISPEQAHDPRDADLRSDLYSLGCTLHFMLTGSPPYPGGTMLQKLLSHGNAAPPDTRSLRPEVSGNLVSVIQKMLAKKPGDRYQNANDLIADLHVVAARDGLTRSRLAGSIASETPNVLLGWLERHLPWLAAAALLVATAAWLQLESAASREDIIIPKSAGRPSRVLPVRPAPSASAPSNPSDGPSTAIAGTGAGTVTQSGIVSPQSTVLEPGLLDPSLPPGLAAETSAEAAALMIQRLSTGQPPRLTVFPVPNELTTSNPAMRPSGTTGTTGALAEPPPSVPLTASEQGTIIDDLQKAKSTAFSAPTLVRVVGPELDPAIDRDSSGAAIAPSLKRALEIAKKYQITHVEIAVPVLISGPVRIDVDDLEITSSVGGGSVIVFQSPEGVTMERARMFSIGSHPIEFNDLHFTWTVPSDQIDGGSMFEINDNLSVVLTDCSVTINNPSLRDEVYAFEIVTDPDKLPRIRREQGTARDIFPLVDMKLYNVIVRGEMTMMHMDYAAKLWLDWDNGMLAVTDRMIDTAGARRPPPPSAGNINLSLTRVTAHAPNGIMRTRLGVSGAYPVPTSRLARKCVFIVEPASAQFDIAGLSPDQLATQWLRMEGSSNAYIADNSLSGPMLRLSTTDGQTETTRMSQLSTNPPSWADENQPRWSVNWVAPRLTDKPMNRRQPADYRQAETSSAPGFSERQLPTLPVLEDNSSRLSSATFSAPSVDLHNTDDILNRDVDLTFDKSSDLMGGWPTLSR
- a CDS encoding dihydrodipicolinate synthase family protein; amino-acid sequence: MSERISGIFTPNITPVDASGRMDEDKLCGYVDWLIDRGVDGLYPNGSTGEFVRFTAAERRRIAQVVIEQAAGRVPVMAGAAEANARETIEACEAYGAMGARAVAIVAPYYYRLSSEGVYAYFREIADNVSVDVTLYNIPLFASPIDVSTVIRLASDCPRIVGIKDSSGDLPNMMRMISAIRPMRDDFSFLTGWDASLVPMLIVGCDGGTNATSGVVPELTRAIHRSVQAGNIDDAMKMQYQLLPLFDALIGLGEFPEGFRAGARSRGWDLGPGRVPITPAQRESIRSTQRQIDALVNDAPWIGPDQTMSPETIEGIVGRVLRQLGS
- a CDS encoding CPXCG motif-containing cysteine-rich protein — translated: MENEGSYICDSCGEEIVIPLDPVEGRSQEYVEDCPVCCNPSVIHVDWVDDEPRVWAEAEQDLN